The Armatimonadota bacterium genome includes the window TGCGCCGGGCGATGGCGTTGGTGCTCACCCACCCGCCCTGTGCCAGCTTGTAGATCACCTTCAGGTAGTCCTGGATGGCCGCGGTGGTCATGGGTTCCCCTCCATGCGGAGGAGGTTGGATTTAGCTCCTGCTAATTTTGCTCCGGCTAAAATTTTACCCCACCCGTCAAGCGCGCTCCCGGGACTCCAGAATGCCGGAGTCGTCCCTTCCGGGCGCAGGGCCTGCCCCTGCCCGAATGGGGGGGCACCGGGGACACGCGGGGCCGCACGGCTCCACGTGGATGGTGATGTCCGCGTCCGGCAGCTCCCCGCGGATGTCCTCCTCCAGGCGGTCGCAGAGGGTATGGGCCTCCCCCACGGGGAGGGTCCGGTGGAGGACCAGGTGAAGATCGACAAAGCGCTGCGGTCCCACCCTGCGGGTCCGCAGGGCGTGGTAGTCCACGATCTCGTCCCGGTGCGCATCCAGGATGGCCCGGATCCTCGCCTCCTCCGGAGGCGGAAGCGATTGGTCCATGAGGCCTCCGAGGGCCTCCCGGTACACCCCGGCGCCCATCCGCACGATGTGCAGGCCTACAGCCCCGCCCACCACCGGATCCAGCCACTCCAGGCCCGTGAGCCGGACCAGGCCCACACCCCCGAGGGCGGCGAGGGAGGTCAACACGTCCGCCAGCAGGTGCCTGGCGTCCGCCTCCAGAGCCAGGGATCGCACCTCGCGCGAGATGCGCAGGAGGAACCGGGCGGTCAGGTAGTTCGCGAGGGTCGCGAGGGCCACCAATCCGAGTCCCCAGTCCAGGGCCTGCAGGGGTACGGGACGCAGGAGGCGCCGGAGGGCGGTGAACACCACCCACCCACCGGCCACGGCCACCAGGGCGCCCTCCGTGGCCCCGCTGATGTACTCCGCCTTCCCGTGGCCGTACGGGTGTCCGGCGTCCGGAGGTCTTGTGGCCACCGCCAGGGCCACCAGGGCGATGTTCGCCGCCACCACGTTCACCACGGACTCCGCGGCGTCCGAGAGAAAGGCCACGGAGCCCGTGAGGAGGTAGGCGGCGGCCTTGAGGCCGAGGATCCCCACGCTCACGCTCACGGAGACGAGAGCGGCCCGCACCTGCGGCGTCCTGAGGCCCAGGTGGTGTGGAAAGCGCGACATCCCTGGAGTGCCTCCAAAGGCCGTGGGAGGTTCCGGGCCTCCGGACCCTCTCCCTGCTACAACCACAGCATCCCCGGGATCCGGCGCCAGCGGCGGTCCAGTCGCCACAGCCCGGCTTCCCGGGCGTACCGGTATGCCTGTTCCAGTTCCTCCGGGAAGATGCGGCGGTTGATGTCCCGGTACTTGGGATCCATCTTGGCCTTCCAGGCGGGGTAGTACTGATCCATGACGTTCACGTAGGTATCGGGGGACAACCGCCCCAGCCAGTGCAGGATCTCCCGGGTGTCCTCCAGCATGCCCGGCATCACCAAGTGCCGCACCAGGAGCCCCCGCAGGGCGATTCCGTCCTCGTTCGCCATGAGGTCGCCCACCTGGGCGTGCATGGCGGCGATCACCTGGCGGGCCACCTCTGGGTAATCGGGAGCCAGGAGGTAGCGGCGGGCCCGTTCCTTATTCCAGAGCTTGAAGTCCGGCATGTAGATGTCCACCACCCCGTCCATGAGCCGGATGGAGTGAAGGCTGTCGTAGGCGCTGGTGTTGTACACGATGGGAATCCGTAGCCCTTTCCCGATGGCATACGGAAGCGCCTCCAGGATCTGCGGCACCACGTGCTCTGGGGTCACGAGGTTGATGTTGTGACACCCCAGCTCCTGCAGTCGCAGCATCATGGCCGCAAGCTCCTGCGGCGTCACATCCACCCCTTCCCCGATCTGGCTCGTTTCGAAGTTCTGGCAGAAGACGCAGCGCAGGTTGCACCACGAGAAGAAGATGGTCCCAGACCCCCGCCAGCCCCGCAGCGCATCCTCCTCCCCGAAGTGCGGGAAGAAGGCGGAGACCCGGGCGTACCGGCCCACCCGGCACACCGCAAACCGGTTCTCCAGTCGGTTCACGTGGCAGTTCCGGGGGCAGAGGGTGCAGTCGCGCATCGCCTCCAGGGCCTCCTCCACCTTCTCCCGCAGCCGCCCCTCCTCGTAGGTCCGGAGGTAGGCAGGGGTGAACTCCCGGAGCACAAACCGACCGTCCCCGTGGACCTCCCGGGGAATTCCACGCTGTGCGAGCAACACACCAATCCCCTCCCCTCCATTCTCGACGGGCAAGGACACCCCCGGCAAGGCCCACGGAACGGGCTTACGGACCCAGGGGATCCACGGGGCGTCCCCCGATGCGCACCTCGAAGTGCAGGTGGGGGCCCGTGGTGTATCCCGTGGTCCCCACCCGCCCGAGCAGGAAGCCGGCCCGGACTTGCTGACCCGGGGAGACCAGGATGGCGGAGAGATGCCCGTACAGGGTGCTGACCCCTCCCCCATGGTCGAGGAGCACGATCTTCCCGTATCCCCCGAACCAACCCGTGTACAGCACGGTGCCCGGGGCCGCGGCGTAGACCGGGCTCCCCCAGGGTGCGGCGATGTCCACGCCCGTGTGCATCCTCCGGATCCGGAAGAGGGGGTGCAGACGGAACCCGAACCCGGAGACCACCGATCCCCGGGCCGGCCAGACAAGTCCTGCCCGGATGCGCAGGCCGATCCGGGTAGCCGCGGCGTTGCCCTGCAACCGGCGGATCAGGGCTTCCAGGCGCCGGGAATCCTCTTCCAGTTCCTCCACGGCCCGCTCGTACAGGGCGCGCTCCCGGGAGATGCGGTCGAGGAGCAGCCGTTTGCTTCGCTCGTGCTCTCGAAGGGCCCGGGCCCGAGCCACCATGGCCTGCGCGAGGACTTCTATCTCCCGGCGCTGGGCCGCCAGCTTCGCCCGGAGATCCCGCCACGCCTCGTATTCCCGGCGCGTTCGTTTAAGGAGTCCCACGTCCGCCTGCACGATGCGGCTCAGGAACCGGAAGCGGTTGAGGAGCTCCGGGAAGGTGCTGGCTCCCAGGAGCACATCCACGTATCCGGCCCTGCCGGTCCTGTAGAGGTCCCGAAGCCGTTTCGCGAGCCTAGCCCTGCTCCGTCCCAGGAGCACTTCCGCGGCCTCAAGGTGGGCCCGCGTGCGGCGTTCCTGCGCGCGGAGGTGCTGGAGCCGAGCCTCCAACACCTCCCGCTCCCGCTCCACGGCTTCCCGGGCCCGCTCGATGCGCTCCAGCTCAGCCAGAACCCGGCGCTCCCGGGCCCGGCTGAGCTGCAGGGCCCGCCGCTTCTGAGACAATGCCTCCCGGAGTCCCCGCAGCTCCTGCTGCTTCCGGTCCACAACCACCGGAAACCCTGGGGCTGGCGTGGCCACGAGCAGCCCCACCAGGAGGCCCAGAGCTCCCCGAAACCCGTTCCGCGCCGGTCTCACGGCCGCAAGAACCTCAGGGTGGTTAGCGCGCTTGCTCCCCCCGCGATCCCCACCCCGCTCGCCAGGAGCACCGCGGCCAGGAGCGGAAGGGCCTTCTGGGGTGGGACCACGGGCCAGATGGGCCAAGCGGATGTAAGGAGCCGTACCCCGAGGCTGTACCCCGCCCCCAGCACTCCCAGGGCCAGCAACGCGGCCAGCCCTCCGTGGAGGATCCCCTCCACGAGGAACGGGGCCCGGATGAACCCGCCCCCGGCTCCCACCAGCCGCATGATCTCGATCTCCTGCCGTCGGGCGTGGATGGTGAGGCGCACGGTGTTCATGATCACCACCACGGCCACCATCCCCAGCACCGCGGTAGCCCCCCCTCCCACCCACCGCACCAGGCGGGTCACCGCCAGTATCCGCTCCACCACGTCTCCGCCGTGGACCACCTCCTCGACTCCGGGAACGGACCGCAGGGCCCGGGAGATGCGCGGGAGGTCCCCGGGGTGAGCGGGGTATACCTCCAGGGTGTCCGGAAGGGGATTGGTCTGCACCACATCCCGGAGGTCCAGCCCCAGGGATTCCTGGAGCCTGCGGAGGGCTTCCTCCTTGGGGACGAACACGGCCCGCTGGCCTATGCGTCCCGCGGCCTCCACCGCTTGCTGGATCTGTCTGGGGCTTAACCCTTCCCGCAGGTAGGCCACCACCACGACCTGGGCTTCCACGTGGGCGGTCAGACGCTGGAGATTGAGGAGCACGAGGAACGAACCTCCCAGGGCGAGGAGCGCCGCCAGGAGGGTGGTCACGGAGGCCATGCTCATCACCCCGTGCCGCCGGCTCCCTTGCCACCCGGCAAGCAGGGCGTAGCCTGCGGTAGCAAGGGCCGCCGTGATCCTCTGCCGGAACCCCAAGGACCCAGGCTCCCCGGCGACCCCGCTCACCGAGAATTCATGAACCCCCGAGGTATCCACCCCACGCCTCGTCCCGTACCACCTGACCCTCCGCAAGCTCCACCACCCGGCGGCGGAGGATGTCCACGAGGAGTCGGTTGTGGGTAGCCATCACCACCGTGGTCCCCTGGAGGTGAATGCGCACCAGCAGCCGCATGATCTCCCACGAGGTCTCGGGGTCCAGGTTTCCCGTGGGCTCGTCCGCGAGAAGGAGCCCTGGGCGGAGGGCAATGGCCCGGGCAATGGCCACCCGTTGCTGCTCTCCCCCCGAAAGCTCGTGAGGGAAGGCGTCCGCCCGGTCCAGGAGGCCTACCGTCTCCAGTGCCCACCGGATCCGGGGGGGGATCCAATCGGGAGGCGTCCCCGTCACCCGGAGGACGAAACCCACGTTCTCCGCCACGGTCCGGTCCCGGAGCAACTTGAAGTCTTGGAACACCACCCCGATCCGCCGCCGCAGGCGGGGCACCTCCCGCGGCCGGAGCCGGTTGACCTCCACCCCGTCCACCCACACAGCGCCCTCCGTGGGGACCTCCGCCCGGTACAGGAGGCGCAGGAGGGTGGACTTGCCAGCCCCCGAGGATCCCACCAGGAACACGAACTCCCCGGGCTCGATGGAGAGGGAGACTCCCCGGAGGGCCACGATGCCGTTCGGGTATACCTTCGTTACCTTCTGGAGAACCACGCGCGCCATGGCCTGCCGGGGCCCTCGGAGGGCACCCCTCTGTTTGAGTTATCCGGGAATTTCCGAAATTCCTCTTGGTTGGGGGAATTCGGGGCCCTACGAGTGGGCAGCCACGGAATCCACAAGCCAGGCGAGGTAGTCGGGGTTTCCTCCCTCGATGGAGAGCGCCACGACCTCGGGCACCGTATAGGCGTGGAGGGCCCGGACCCGGTCCACGAGGGCGGGGAGGCGCTCCCGGGTGGTCTTCACCAGCAGCAGCGCCTCCTCCGCCTCCTCCACCGCGCCCTTCCACCAGTAGATGGAGTGGAGACCATGGATGAGGTTCACGCAGGCCGCGAGGCGCTCGTGCACCAGGGCCCGAGCGATCCGCAGGGCTTCCTCCTTGCTCGAGCAGGTGATGAGGCAGACGAGGGGCATTCAGTCCTGCTCCCGCCACCAATCCGCGGAGACATCCCGCCCCTTGAACACGCGGACTGTGGGTTTGGCAGGTGCTCCGGCCCGCTCCCGGGCAACCCGGGAGCGGAGCGCCTCATACTCCCGCAGATCCGTGAGGACCTTGAGGGTGTTCCAGATCACCTCCTCCAGCTGCCCCGCCCCCTTCGTGAGCAGGGCGATGAGGGGCTCGATCACGCTCTTGTCGTGGAGCTTTCCGAGGAGCTTGACGGCGATCCGGCGCACATCTAGGTCCTCGTCCTCCAGCAGCCGCAGCAGCTCCTCCTTCGCCCGGGCTCCCGCCACCTCATAGAGGGCCCGCATGGCGAACTTCCGCACCTTGGGATTCGGATGCCTCAGGACGGCCCGGAGGCTTTCCTCCGTCTCCGGCGAGGCCAGCTTGCGGAACGCGGCGGCCACCTGGGGTGGCAGCTGCGCCTCCCGATCCCCGTGCGGAGGCTCAATCACCCCTCGCTCCTCCAGCCGGGGCAGGTGGTTCACCACCGCCTCCTGCATCCGGGGGTCCGTGAGGAACAGGCGCACCAGGGGTTCTACCACCCGCTCATCCCCCAGCCGGCACAGCAGGGCGATGGCGGACTCCCGGATGTGGACGTTCTCGTCCTGCAGGGCCGCGAGGAGCGGCTCCACCGCCCGGCCACGGAGGTCCATGATGATGCGGAGGGCCAGGTTCTGCACCCGGCGCCGGGTGCCGCGGTCCCGGAGGGTCTCCAGCAGGGGGCGGACCGCGGCGGGCCCGGCGCGCTTGAGGGCGTCCACCGCCGCAGCCTGCAGATTTCGCTCGCGCCTGCCCAGCACCCGCACCAGGCCGGTTACCGCCCCTGGATCGGGAGCCTGGAGGATTTGGTTAAGGGCCTCCTGCACCACCTGCTCGGACCGATCTCCCAGGGCGAACCGGATGCCCTCCAGGGCCCGGGGATCCCGGTGCCGCAGGCGCCCC containing:
- a CDS encoding cation diffusion facilitator family transporter; the protein is MSRFPHHLGLRTPQVRAALVSVSVSVGILGLKAAAYLLTGSVAFLSDAAESVVNVVAANIALVALAVATRPPDAGHPYGHGKAEYISGATEGALVAVAGGWVVFTALRRLLRPVPLQALDWGLGLVALATLANYLTARFLLRISREVRSLALEADARHLLADVLTSLAALGGVGLVRLTGLEWLDPVVGGAVGLHIVRMGAGVYREALGGLMDQSLPPPEEARIRAILDAHRDEIVDYHALRTRRVGPQRFVDLHLVLHRTLPVGEAHTLCDRLEEDIRGELPDADITIHVEPCGPACPRCPPIRAGAGPAPGRDDSGILESRERA
- a CDS encoding radical SAM protein, translated to MLLAQRGIPREVHGDGRFVLREFTPAYLRTYEEGRLREKVEEALEAMRDCTLCPRNCHVNRLENRFAVCRVGRYARVSAFFPHFGEEDALRGWRGSGTIFFSWCNLRCVFCQNFETSQIGEGVDVTPQELAAMMLRLQELGCHNINLVTPEHVVPQILEALPYAIGKGLRIPIVYNTSAYDSLHSIRLMDGVVDIYMPDFKLWNKERARRYLLAPDYPEVARQVIAAMHAQVGDLMANEDGIALRGLLVRHLVMPGMLEDTREILHWLGRLSPDTYVNVMDQYYPAWKAKMDPKYRDINRRIFPEELEQAYRYAREAGLWRLDRRWRRIPGMLWL
- a CDS encoding peptidoglycan DD-metalloendopeptidase family protein; this encodes MRPARNGFRGALGLLVGLLVATPAPGFPVVVDRKQQELRGLREALSQKRRALQLSRARERRVLAELERIERAREAVEREREVLEARLQHLRAQERRTRAHLEAAEVLLGRSRARLAKRLRDLYRTGRAGYVDVLLGASTFPELLNRFRFLSRIVQADVGLLKRTRREYEAWRDLRAKLAAQRREIEVLAQAMVARARALREHERSKRLLLDRISRERALYERAVEELEEDSRRLEALIRRLQGNAAATRIGLRIRAGLVWPARGSVVSGFGFRLHPLFRIRRMHTGVDIAAPWGSPVYAAAPGTVLYTGWFGGYGKIVLLDHGGGVSTLYGHLSAILVSPGQQVRAGFLLGRVGTTGYTTGPHLHFEVRIGGRPVDPLGP
- a CDS encoding ABC transporter permease yields the protein MGFRQRITAALATAGYALLAGWQGSRRHGVMSMASVTTLLAALLALGGSFLVLLNLQRLTAHVEAQVVVVAYLREGLSPRQIQQAVEAAGRIGQRAVFVPKEEALRRLQESLGLDLRDVVQTNPLPDTLEVYPAHPGDLPRISRALRSVPGVEEVVHGGDVVERILAVTRLVRWVGGGATAVLGMVAVVVIMNTVRLTIHARRQEIEIMRLVGAGGGFIRAPFLVEGILHGGLAALLALGVLGAGYSLGVRLLTSAWPIWPVVPPQKALPLLAAVLLASGVGIAGGASALTTLRFLRP
- the ftsE gene encoding cell division ATP-binding protein FtsE — its product is MARVVLQKVTKVYPNGIVALRGVSLSIEPGEFVFLVGSSGAGKSTLLRLLYRAEVPTEGAVWVDGVEVNRLRPREVPRLRRRIGVVFQDFKLLRDRTVAENVGFVLRVTGTPPDWIPPRIRWALETVGLLDRADAFPHELSGGEQQRVAIARAIALRPGLLLADEPTGNLDPETSWEIMRLLVRIHLQGTTVVMATHNRLLVDILRRRVVELAEGQVVRDEAWGGYLGGS
- a CDS encoding divalent-cation tolerance protein CutA, producing the protein MPLVCLITCSSKEEALRIARALVHERLAACVNLIHGLHSIYWWKGAVEEAEEALLLVKTTRERLPALVDRVRALHAYTVPEVVALSIEGGNPDYLAWLVDSVAAHS
- a CDS encoding HEAT repeat domain-containing protein, whose translation is MANWEGMVERALENLRSPDAAVRSDAALTLGKLEVPEAPAELVGRAIEALSRILDDPDEYVRKSAVHALGRLRHRDPRALEGIRFALGDRSEQVVQEALNQILQAPDPGAVTGLVRVLGRRERNLQAAAVDALKRAGPAAVRPLLETLRDRGTRRRVQNLALRIIMDLRGRAVEPLLAALQDENVHIRESAIALLCRLGDERVVEPLVRLFLTDPRMQEAVVNHLPRLEERGVIEPPHGDREAQLPPQVAAAFRKLASPETEESLRAVLRHPNPKVRKFAMRALYEVAGARAKEELLRLLEDEDLDVRRIAVKLLGKLHDKSVIEPLIALLTKGAGQLEEVIWNTLKVLTDLREYEALRSRVARERAGAPAKPTVRVFKGRDVSADWWREQD